In Vigna angularis cultivar LongXiaoDou No.4 chromosome 8, ASM1680809v1, whole genome shotgun sequence, one DNA window encodes the following:
- the LOC128193454 gene encoding pentatricopeptide repeat-containing protein At3g63370, chloroplastic-like, with amino-acid sequence MRSLFWCGAAQLHACTVTMPTSILSGLKPISINTLLNEGALKPAFESLTLLSSHPLTPPSLLEHAHSLLLDFCTTEKALPQGQQLHARLLKSHVSAFLATKLVHMYGKCGSLSDALKVFGEITERTNFTWNAMMGAFVSSGKYLEAIELYKEMRVDGVALDACTFPSVLKACGALGATRSGAEIHGVAVKCGYGEFVFVCNALISMYAKCGNLDGARMLFDGIMMEKEDAVSWNSIISAHVAEGKCLEALSLFRRMQEVGVESNTYTFVAALQGCEDPSFVKLGTEIHGAVLKSNHFVDVYVANALIAMYAKCGRMEDAVRVFESMLCRDCVSWNTLLSVLVQNELYSDAVNYFRDMQGSGLKFDQVSVLNLIAASGRLGNLLKGKEVHAYVIRNGMDCNMQIGNTMIDMYAKCCCVKYMGHAFECMPKKDLISWTTVIAGYAQNECHLEAMNLFRMVQVEGMPVDPMMVGSVLQACGELKSKNFVREIHGYVLKRDLADTVLQNAIVNVYGEVGHIDYARRVFESIKSKDIVSWTSMITCCVHNGLPVEALELFYTLNQFKIHPDYIALISALSATASLSSLKKVKEIQGFLIRKGFFLEGPIASSLVDTYAHCGNVENSRKIFNSVKKRDLILWTSMINANGMHGCERRAISLFEEMTDENVIPDHITFLALLYACSHSGLMDEGKRVFDIMKYEYKLEPWPEHYACMVDLLSRSNSLEEAHSFVRNMPIKPTSEVWCALLSASLIHSNKELRELAAKKLLQSDTENSGKYVLISNIFAADGRWNDVEEVRLRMKGNGTKKTPGCSWIEVENKIHTFMARDKSHPKSDDICLKLAQFTELLETEGYRAQTKFVFHNVSGEEKMQILYRHSERLALGFGLLVTPNGSTIRITKNLRICDDCHTFFKIASKVSQRTLVVRDANRFHHFERGICSCGDFW; translated from the coding sequence ATGAGATCTTTGTTCTGGTGCGGCGCAGCGCAGCTTCACGCATGCACAGTCACCATGCCGACTTCAATCCTCTCTGGTCTCAAACCCATTTCCATTAACACCCTCCTCAACGAAGGAGCCCTCAAACCCGCTTTTGAATCCTTAACCCTCCTTTCCTCTCACCCACTCACGCCCCCCTCGCTTCTCGAACACGCGCATTCTCTCCTCCTTGACTTCTGCACCACTGAGAAAGCCCTCCCACAAGGCCAACAGTTGCATGCCCGTTTGTTAAAATCTCACGTTTCGGCGTTTCTAGCCACCAAGCTTGTCCACATGTACGGAAAATGTGGCTCTTTGAGCGATGCACTCAAAGTGTTCGGCGAAATAACTGAAAGAACTAATTTTACCTGGAATGCCATGATGGGTGCGTTTGTGTCAAGCGGTAAATACCTCGAAGCAATTGAGTTGTACAAAGAGATGAGAGTCGATGGAGTGGCGCTTGACGCTTGTACTTTTCCCTCCGTGCTTAAAGCGTGTGGTGCTCTTGGAGCAACTCGCTCTGGGGCTGAAATCCATGGTGTGGCTGTTAAGTGTGGATATGGTGAATTTGTGTTTGTGTGCAATGCGCTTATAAGTATGTATGCCAAGTGCGGTAATCTTGATGGGGCCAGGATGCTGTTTGATGGGATTATGATGGAGAAAGAAGACGCTGTTTCTTGGAATTCTATTATTTCGGCACATGTAGCAGAAGGGAAATGCTTGGAGGCATTGTCGCTTTTTAGAAGAATGCAGGAGGTTGGTGTCGAGAGTAATACATATACTTTTGTTGCAGCTCTTCAAGGTTGTGAGGATCCCTCGTTTGTTAAACTGGGTACGGAGATTCATGGTGCCGTGTTGAAATCTAACCATTTTGTTGATGTCTATGTTGCCAATGCTTTGATTGCCATGTATGCAAAGTGTGGTCGTATGGAGGATGCTGTAAGAGTTTTTGAAAGTATGCTTTGCAGGGATTGTGTATCTTGGAATACATTGCTCTCTGTTTTGGTTCAAAATGAGCTCTATAGTGATGCTGTAAATTACTTTCGAGATATGCAGGGTTCTGGCCTAAAGTTTGATCAGGTGTCAGTGTTAAACTTGATTGCTGCGTCTGGCCGATTGGGAAATTTATTGAAAGGGAAGGAAGTTCATGCCTATGTAATAAGAAATGGAATGGATTGTAATATGCAGATTGGGAACACCATGATAGATATGTATGCCAAGTGTTGCTGTGTGAAATATATGGGTCATGCTTTTGAATGTATGCCTAAAAAGGATTTGATTTCTTGGACAACTGTTATTGCCGGTTATGCACAGAATGAATGCCATCTGGAAGCGATGAACTTGTTCCGGATGGTTCAGGTGGAGGGGATGCCTGTTGATCCCATGATGGTTGGAAGTGTTTTGCAGGCTTGTGGCGAGTTGAAATCTAAAAACTTTGTCAGAGAGATTCATGGttatgttttgaaaagagatttagCTGATACAGTGCTACAAAATGCCATTGTCAATGTATACGGAGAAGTTGGGCATATAGATTATGCAAGACGTGTATTTGAATCAATTAAATCCAAAGATATTGTGTCTTGGACAAGTATGATTACCTGCTGTGTTCATAATGGACTTCCAGTTGAGGCTCTTGAACTTTTCTACACTCTAAACCAATTTAAAATTCATCCTGACTATATAGCTCTCATTAGTGCACTATCTGCCACTGCTAGTTTATCTTCATTGAAGAAAGTGAAGGAGATTCAGGGGTTTCTGATTAGGAAAGGTTTTTTCTTGGAGGGACCAATTGCTAGCTCCCTGGTGGATACGTATGCTCACTGTGGGAATGTGGAGAACTCAAGAAAGATATTTAATTCtgtaaaaaaaagagatttaatTTTATGGACTTCCATGATTAATGCAAATGGAATGCATGGATGTGAACGTAGGGCCATTTCTTTATTCGAGGAAATGACTGATGAAAATGTTATTCCTGATCATATAACATTTTTGGCTTTATTATATGCATGCAGCCATTCAGGGTTGATGGATGAAGGTAAGAGGGTTTTCGATATtatgaaatatgaatataaacTAGAACCCTGGCCAGAGCATTATGCCTGTATGGTTGATCTCCTCAGCCGTTCCAATTCCCTTGAGGAGGCTCATAGTTTTGTGAGAAACATGCCTATCAAACCTACTTCTGAAGTCTGGTGTGCTCTTCTCAGCGCTTCCCTCATTCATTCTAATAAAGAACTGCGAGAGCTTGCAGCAAAGAAGCTCTTACAATCGGATACAGAGAATTCAGGAAAATATGTATTGATATCAAACATCTTTGCAGCAGATGGTAGATGGAACGATGTTGAAGAGGTGAGGTTGAGAATGAAAGGAAATGGCACGAAGAAGACACCAGGATGCAGTTGGATTGAGGTTGAGAATAAGATTCACACCTTCATGGCAAGGGACAAGTCTCATCCAAAATCTGATGATATTTGTCTAAAACTAGCTCAGTTTACAGAACTTCTGGAAACAGAAGGCTATAGGGCTCAAACGAAGTTTGTGTTCCATAATGTCAGTGGAGAAGAAAAAATGCAGATATTATATAGACATAGTGAAAGGTTGGCACTTGGTTTTGGTCTGCTTGTTACGCCAAACGGTTCTACTATTCGGATCACAAAAAACCTtcgaatttgtgatgattgtcATACATTCTTTAAGATAGCATCAAAAGTCTCCCAACGGACCCTTGTTGTAAGGGATGCCAATAGGTTCCATCATTTTGAAAGAGGAATTTGTTCATGTGGAGATTTCTGGTGA